One part of the Rhizobium rhizogenes genome encodes these proteins:
- a CDS encoding YiaA/YiaB family inner membrane protein, which produces MNDSFQKHSASWVSFSYISFGAAAFMLALGLWMMPLDLWGKGYLAMGILMLVQTTVNITKTLRDNSESEKLIRKIEDAKTEKLLVKFNRDSDS; this is translated from the coding sequence ATGAACGACAGTTTTCAGAAACACTCCGCCAGCTGGGTCAGCTTCTCCTACATCTCCTTTGGCGCCGCCGCCTTCATGCTGGCGCTCGGCCTCTGGATGATGCCGCTCGACCTGTGGGGCAAGGGCTATCTCGCCATGGGCATACTCATGCTGGTACAGACCACGGTGAATATTACCAAGACTTTGCGTGACAATTCGGAATCGGAAAAGCTGATCCGGAAGATCGAGGACGCCAAGACCGAAAAGTTGCTCGTTAAGTTCAATCGCGACAGCGATAGTTAG
- a CDS encoding PspA/IM30 family protein, with protein sequence MFNLIATLLRGKAHAAEQAATDRHAIPLLAQQIREAAQSIQSAQHALAVAIAQNEKERSQHALILSRISDLEERTLAALLKGNDGLALDAADAIAFLEAERTASEQALAQFSGAITKLKATVRLAEGRLKDLQRGERLARATDAAQKVDHAASGVGLATLDDAERTLERLRDRQKQTDTVSAVLKQMEGPSRTAGLIERLAEAGCGAPLRSSADDVLARLRTRLDATV encoded by the coding sequence ATGTTCAACCTTATTGCAACACTTCTACGCGGCAAGGCTCATGCCGCGGAACAGGCAGCGACGGATCGGCATGCCATTCCTCTGCTGGCCCAGCAAATCAGAGAGGCAGCCCAATCCATTCAATCGGCCCAGCACGCGCTGGCCGTCGCGATTGCCCAGAACGAGAAGGAACGTAGCCAGCATGCGCTGATCCTGTCGCGGATCTCGGATCTGGAAGAACGCACCCTGGCCGCATTGTTGAAGGGAAATGACGGCCTGGCGCTGGATGCCGCGGATGCGATCGCCTTCCTTGAGGCGGAACGCACCGCATCGGAGCAGGCTCTGGCACAGTTTTCTGGCGCCATTACCAAGCTCAAGGCGACCGTTCGTCTGGCGGAAGGCCGATTGAAGGATCTGCAGCGTGGCGAGCGCCTGGCCCGCGCCACCGATGCCGCCCAGAAGGTCGACCATGCTGCCTCCGGCGTCGGCCTTGCGACGCTGGATGATGCCGAACGCACACTCGAACGTCTGCGCGACCGCCAGAAGCAGACCGACACGGTGTCCGCCGTTCTCAAGCAGATGGAGGGTCCGTCCCGCACCGCCGGATTGATCGAACGTCTGGCGGAGGCCGGATGCGGCGCGCCGCTTCGCTCTTCTGCGGATGACGTGCTGGCACGTCTCCGTACCCGTCTTGACGCCACCGTCTGA
- a CDS encoding TetR/AcrR family transcriptional regulator: protein MGRREEKREYLKARLLESARDRIARDGLGNLRARDVTQDAGCALGGLYSAYADLNDLVIHVNSMTLKALEQSLALAEVKDRSPADRLRNLAQGYLKFALANRNLWKALFDHYLPEGTPSPQWHLDEHLFLLSIIAEPLQELQPEMSAEDRAVRARTLFGAVHGIISITLEARFVGLPPERLERELDEFIIMIAAGAASQRET, encoded by the coding sequence ATGGGTCGCCGGGAAGAAAAACGGGAATATCTGAAGGCGAGACTGCTTGAATCGGCACGGGATCGTATTGCGCGCGACGGGCTTGGCAATCTGCGCGCCCGGGACGTGACGCAGGATGCCGGCTGCGCGCTTGGCGGCCTTTATAGCGCATATGCGGATCTTAATGACCTGGTCATTCATGTGAACTCGATGACGCTGAAGGCTCTTGAGCAATCGCTGGCACTGGCCGAGGTTAAGGACAGGTCGCCGGCGGACCGCCTGCGCAATCTGGCGCAGGGCTATCTTAAATTCGCGCTTGCCAACCGCAACCTGTGGAAAGCTTTGTTCGACCACTATCTACCGGAAGGTACCCCTTCTCCCCAATGGCATCTCGACGAACACCTCTTTCTGTTGAGTATCATTGCAGAGCCTCTGCAAGAGTTACAGCCGGAGATGAGCGCGGAAGACAGAGCAGTGCGTGCTCGCACCCTGTTTGGAGCGGTCCACGGTATTATCAGCATCACGCTGGAAGCACGCTTCGTTGGCCTGCCACCGGAACGGCTGGAACGTGAACTCGATGAGTTCATTATCATGATTGCCGCTGGTGCAGCGTCCCAGCGCGAGACCTGA
- a CDS encoding SIR2 family protein: MSQVLFQTHNAPNEVLLPTRYDVVLGMLERRLDGDPSEESTMRRAAREVLARTRSPNPIHNALIHLGQRFGQTLLATTNFDRLLSEAAKSERVTATSFALGEIPNPSRRTDFGGVLHIHGKLRWKSEKGSALILTDQDFGDFYLRRHQITSFLYDAARIFHLVLVGYSANDSPGPISPQCHRRRRTGFQ; encoded by the coding sequence ATGTCCCAGGTACTCTTTCAGACGCACAACGCACCGAATGAAGTTCTTCTGCCAACGCGATACGACGTTGTTCTGGGAATGCTGGAACGGCGTCTGGACGGCGACCCGAGCGAAGAAAGTACGATGCGAAGGGCTGCGCGCGAGGTGCTGGCGCGTACGAGGTCACCCAACCCGATCCACAACGCACTCATTCACCTGGGGCAACGGTTCGGTCAAACGCTCCTGGCGACGACTAACTTTGATCGCCTCTTATCGGAGGCTGCCAAAAGCGAGCGGGTGACCGCCACGTCATTCGCGCTCGGCGAAATTCCCAATCCAAGCAGAAGGACGGACTTCGGTGGGGTCCTGCATATCCACGGAAAACTTCGATGGAAGAGCGAGAAAGGCTCAGCACTCATACTAACGGACCAGGACTTCGGGGATTTCTACCTACGGCGGCACCAGATTACGTCTTTCCTTTATGACGCGGCACGAATCTTTCATCTGGTTCTGGTCGGTTACAGCGCGAATGACTCCCCCGGTCCGATATCTCCTCAATGCCATCGCCGGCGACGAACGGGATTTCAATGA
- the hutC gene encoding histidine utilization repressor: protein MTKASAGQTLHQLILSEIEGRIVSGEWPPGYRLPFEVDLATHYDCSRMTVNKVMGQLAKAGLIERRKKSGSFVRQPQIQSAVLEIHDIRAEVESLGLDYGFKILKCAQRAAKSEDRASLDVSVGAPLLDIICIHFAGMREFCVEQRLINLAAVPEAADADFTEIAPGPWLLGHVPWSNAEHRISAEIASKEIARLLGISDRQACLVVERRTWSNSGAVTYVRFSYPGNAHALVARFSPSSD from the coding sequence GTGACGAAAGCATCGGCCGGGCAGACCCTGCATCAGCTTATCCTCAGCGAGATCGAGGGCCGGATCGTTTCGGGGGAGTGGCCGCCGGGTTACCGGTTACCGTTCGAGGTCGATCTCGCCACCCATTATGATTGCTCGCGCATGACCGTCAACAAGGTCATGGGTCAACTTGCCAAGGCGGGTTTGATTGAACGCCGCAAGAAATCAGGCAGTTTCGTTCGCCAGCCGCAGATCCAGTCAGCCGTTCTTGAAATTCACGATATCAGGGCCGAGGTGGAATCCCTTGGTCTGGATTACGGTTTCAAAATCCTGAAATGCGCGCAGCGTGCGGCAAAGAGCGAAGATCGTGCAAGTCTCGATGTTTCCGTTGGCGCACCCTTGCTCGATATCATCTGCATCCATTTCGCAGGCATGCGGGAATTCTGCGTCGAGCAGCGTCTCATCAATCTGGCCGCCGTGCCGGAGGCTGCCGATGCCGACTTCACCGAGATCGCGCCCGGTCCCTGGCTGCTTGGCCATGTTCCATGGAGCAATGCCGAACACCGGATCAGCGCTGAAATAGCCTCTAAGGAGATTGCCCGTCTGCTGGGTATCTCCGACAGGCAGGCCTGTCTTGTGGTGGAGCGGCGAACCTGGAGCAACTCCGGTGCCGTCACCTATGTGCGCTTCTCTTATCCCGGCAATGCCCATGCCCTGGTCGCCCGCTTCAGTCCGTCCTCCGACTAA
- a CDS encoding formimidoylglutamate deiminase encodes MTAIHAGTALMAGGWAQDVRIVCDGGVVSSVETGVSPQPQDERHAVIVPAMPNLHSHAFQRAMAGLAEIRGPADDSFWSWRTVMYKFALSMTPDHVEAVAAQLYMEMLEAGFGRVGEFHYLHNDKDGSHYGNIAEMAERIGAAAAETGIGLTLLPVFYAHSGFGGQPPIDGQKRFIHSLDSYERLMQGAQAVVKSLPGAALGIAPHSLRAVTGEELSAIEPLAKGGPIHIHVAEQTKEVEDSLAFSGARPVEWLLENAPVDDRWCLIHATHMTEAETRRMAKSGAVAGLCPITEANLGDGIFPAPDFITEGGYYGVGSDSNILISLPEELRTLEYSQRLSRRARNVIADAGGSTGEKLFRQALAGGGRALASHNAIEKGKSADLVALDISAVSYLPASQILDQWIFAGGVHVDSVWVRGEKQVQAGRHVRRGEISARFNKVMAELLDS; translated from the coding sequence ATGACGGCAATTCACGCGGGCACAGCATTGATGGCCGGGGGATGGGCGCAGGACGTTCGCATTGTTTGCGATGGCGGCGTTGTTTCATCGGTCGAAACCGGCGTTTCCCCTCAGCCGCAGGATGAGCGCCATGCCGTCATCGTTCCGGCCATGCCCAATCTCCACAGCCATGCCTTTCAGCGGGCCATGGCCGGGCTTGCCGAAATTCGCGGGCCGGCCGATGACAGTTTCTGGAGCTGGCGCACCGTCATGTATAAATTTGCGCTCTCCATGACGCCTGACCATGTCGAGGCGGTTGCCGCCCAGCTTTATATGGAAATGCTCGAAGCCGGTTTCGGCCGGGTCGGGGAATTTCACTATCTGCACAACGACAAGGATGGTTCGCATTACGGCAATATCGCGGAAATGGCCGAGCGCATCGGTGCGGCCGCTGCAGAAACCGGTATCGGCCTGACATTGCTGCCGGTCTTTTACGCGCATTCCGGTTTTGGCGGGCAGCCGCCGATCGACGGGCAGAAACGTTTTATCCATTCACTCGACAGTTACGAAAGACTGATGCAGGGCGCGCAGGCGGTGGTTAAATCCCTGCCGGGTGCCGCGCTTGGCATCGCGCCCCACAGCCTGCGCGCCGTGACCGGCGAAGAGCTTTCGGCCATCGAGCCCCTGGCAAAGGGTGGGCCTATCCACATTCATGTGGCGGAACAGACAAAGGAAGTCGAAGATTCGCTCGCTTTTTCAGGAGCGCGACCGGTTGAGTGGCTTCTGGAGAATGCGCCGGTCGATGATCGCTGGTGCCTTATCCATGCCACGCATATGACGGAGGCCGAAACGCGCCGCATGGCGAAAAGCGGTGCCGTTGCGGGTCTTTGTCCGATCACCGAAGCCAATCTCGGTGACGGCATCTTCCCCGCTCCGGATTTTATCACGGAAGGGGGGTATTATGGCGTCGGCTCCGACTCCAACATTCTCATCTCCCTGCCGGAAGAATTGCGGACACTCGAATATTCGCAGCGTCTGTCGCGACGCGCGCGGAATGTCATTGCCGATGCCGGAGGCTCCACCGGTGAAAAACTGTTCCGGCAGGCGCTTGCAGGCGGCGGCAGGGCCCTGGCATCACATAATGCGATAGAAAAGGGAAAAAGCGCTGATCTTGTCGCACTGGATATCTCGGCTGTGTCCTATCTTCCTGCATCCCAGATTCTCGACCAATGGATATTCGCGGGCGGTGTCCATGTCGATTCCGTCTGGGTGCGCGGTGAAAAACAGGTGCAGGCCGGCCGGCATGTCCGCCGCGGTGAAATATCGGCGCGCTTCAACAAGGTCATGGCTGAACTTCTCGATAGCTGA
- the hutI gene encoding imidazolonepropionase: MPGNKSVKGTTAADTTTLWRNARLATFDPAMQGIGTVENAVIAVRGGRIAFAGPEKDLPADLATADEITDCGGRWVTPSLIDCHTHLVFGGNRAMEFEMRLNGATYEEIAKAGGGIVSSVRDTRAVSEDALVAQALPRLDTLLAEGISTIEIKSGYGLDIETELKMLRVARRLETLRPVRIVTSYLAAHATPAEYKGRNADYITDVVLPGLERAHAEGLVDAVDGFCEGIAFSVEEITRVFEKARQLGLPVKLHAEQLSDLGGAKLAASYGALSADHLEYLDEAGAKALAKAGTVAVLLPGAFYALREKQAPPVQALRDAGATIALATDCNPGTSPLTSLLLTMNMGATLFRMTVEECLAATTRNAAKALGLLAETGTLEAGKSADFTIWDIERPAELVYRIGFNPLHARIFKGQKVSL; this comes from the coding sequence ATGCCAGGGAACAAATCCGTAAAGGGAACGACAGCGGCAGACACCACGACCTTGTGGCGCAACGCCCGGCTGGCGACTTTTGATCCAGCCATGCAAGGCATTGGTACGGTCGAAAATGCCGTTATTGCCGTGCGCGGCGGCCGCATCGCCTTTGCCGGCCCGGAAAAGGATCTGCCTGCCGATCTGGCCACAGCCGATGAGATCACCGATTGCGGCGGGCGCTGGGTCACCCCCTCCTTGATCGACTGCCATACTCATCTCGTCTTCGGTGGCAACCGGGCGATGGAATTCGAAATGCGGCTGAATGGCGCGACCTATGAAGAGATCGCCAAGGCAGGCGGCGGCATCGTTTCTTCGGTGCGCGACACGCGCGCCGTTTCGGAAGACGCTCTGGTGGCTCAGGCATTGCCGCGTCTCGACACGCTGCTGGCCGAGGGCATCTCCACCATTGAAATCAAATCCGGTTATGGTCTCGATATAGAGACTGAACTGAAAATGCTGCGTGTTGCCCGCAGGCTTGAAACGCTGCGGCCGGTGCGGATCGTCACCAGCTATCTGGCAGCCCATGCGACGCCCGCCGAGTATAAGGGCCGCAACGCCGATTACATTACCGATGTCGTTCTGCCGGGGCTGGAAAGAGCCCATGCCGAAGGGCTGGTGGATGCGGTGGACGGCTTTTGTGAAGGTATCGCCTTCTCCGTCGAGGAGATCACCCGCGTCTTCGAAAAAGCACGGCAACTCGGTCTTCCCGTCAAGCTGCATGCCGAGCAGCTTTCCGATCTTGGTGGGGCAAAGCTTGCCGCCTCCTATGGCGCACTTTCGGCCGATCATCTGGAATATCTGGATGAGGCGGGCGCAAAGGCGCTGGCGAAAGCGGGAACCGTGGCCGTGCTCTTGCCCGGCGCCTTTTATGCGCTCCGGGAAAAACAGGCCCCGCCGGTTCAGGCCCTGCGCGATGCGGGCGCGACAATCGCGCTGGCGACGGATTGCAATCCCGGCACCTCACCGCTGACTTCGCTGCTTTTGACCATGAATATGGGTGCCACGCTTTTCCGCATGACCGTGGAAGAGTGCCTTGCGGCGACGACGCGCAATGCCGCAAAGGCGCTTGGCCTGCTTGCGGAAACCGGCACGCTGGAGGCCGGCAAATCCGCCGACTTCACTATCTGGGATATCGAGCGCCCGGCCGAACTTGTCTACCGCATCGGTTTCAACCCGCTCCATGCCCGCATTTTCAAGGGACAGAAGGTTTCGTTATGA